One Deltaproteobacteria bacterium genomic window carries:
- a CDS encoding cyclic nucleotide-binding domain-containing protein, with protein MSAPLSPETLQAEIDHALAEGRPLDAIAYLAELCITSPENRHLRTALAIALGDAGNPAGALKALRALADRLAHQGYLLPAMVIVRHGLEHAPDDATLLATLKRLHVRGVRAKAGNLPTPPPLKTQLQTSQGATANELLALQKAERLERVAQIACDLGPSQNPAIPLPMPLFCELDQEGFIETVKRLRYRRLAAGSKIMSEGAKGDSLVIIVSGHALVQKGEITLATVGAGVVLGEMAIITGALRTATVIAKEEIEIFELTRADVEKLALEKPKIAEELVNYARKRLLSNLLRTSALFAHFNDETRYSLLDRFSRIGFNPGTKIINQGTPGQGLYVIATGEVEVSVAKDDGDSVVVANLGPGEVVGEIALLHDQPTTATVTARGNVGALFLPRDEFQQVVSANPEVREYLSSLSNDRLAASRAAATTTEVLDADDLIVL; from the coding sequence ATGTCCGCACCATTATCACCAGAAACTCTTCAGGCTGAAATTGACCACGCACTTGCTGAGGGTCGACCATTAGATGCTATCGCTTATTTAGCTGAACTATGCATCACTAGCCCAGAAAACCGGCATTTACGCACTGCTTTAGCTATTGCGCTTGGCGATGCGGGTAATCCTGCTGGAGCTTTAAAAGCTCTTAGGGCTTTAGCCGACCGTCTAGCTCATCAAGGCTACCTGCTGCCAGCAATGGTTATAGTCCGTCATGGACTTGAGCATGCACCTGATGACGCTACGCTGCTTGCGACCCTAAAAAGACTGCACGTAAGAGGAGTGCGAGCCAAAGCAGGCAATCTGCCCACTCCACCTCCGCTTAAAACGCAGCTGCAAACTTCTCAAGGTGCTACAGCAAATGAATTGCTAGCTTTACAAAAAGCTGAAAGACTTGAACGAGTTGCGCAGATTGCTTGTGATCTTGGCCCGTCGCAAAATCCTGCTATCCCACTACCAATGCCTTTATTTTGCGAACTTGATCAAGAAGGTTTCATCGAAACCGTAAAACGCTTACGATATCGACGATTGGCTGCTGGCAGCAAAATAATGAGTGAAGGTGCCAAAGGCGATAGTTTAGTTATTATAGTTAGTGGCCATGCTTTAGTGCAAAAAGGCGAAATAACACTTGCGACGGTTGGTGCTGGTGTTGTCTTGGGTGAAATGGCCATCATTACCGGTGCGTTACGCACTGCAACGGTAATAGCTAAAGAAGAAATCGAAATTTTTGAACTAACTAGGGCTGATGTTGAAAAATTGGCGCTTGAGAAACCAAAAATTGCCGAAGAGCTAGTTAATTATGCACGAAAGCGACTGTTAAGTAACTTGCTGCGCACTTCTGCCTTATTTGCACATTTCAATGATGAGACTCGTTATTCATTATTAGACCGTTTCTCACGTATTGGATTTAATCCAGGCACTAAAATTATTAATCAAGGGACACCTGGCCAAGGCCTCTATGTAATTGCTACTGGTGAAGTAGAGGTTTCTGTTGCTAAGGATGATGGTGACTCTGTGGTTGTAGCCAATTTAGGACCAGGCGAGGTTGTCGGTGAGATTGCTTTACTTCACGATCAACCAACCACTGCCACAGTTACCGCGCGGGGTAATGTTGGGGCCTTATTTTTGCCGCGCGATGAATTTCAACAAGTAGTTTCTGCAAACCCAGAGGTACGCGAATATTTATCTTCACTAAGTAATGACCGCTTGGCAGCATCACGTGCTGCAGCTACCACCACCGAAGTTTTAGATGCCGATGACCTCATCGTATTGTGA
- a CDS encoding ribulose-phosphate 3-epimerase, protein MTVATSSLSPANENQSKIIFAPSVLACDFTHLADEIAAIEAAGADWLHLDVMDGHFVPNLTFGPLLVQALRKCTKLPLDAHLMISEPERWIDAFADAGCDHITIHAEAAAHLHRTLSAIRERGVQAGISINPATPPDCIAYITDLIDQVLVMSVDPGFGGQRFIESVIPKIVYIRELEQKYNCHLHIAVDGGIDSSNIGKLAAAGADVFVAGSAIFGSKDYRAAIESMRSVALAALSVV, encoded by the coding sequence ATGACTGTAGCTACTTCTTCTCTGTCTCCCGCTAATGAAAACCAAAGTAAAATAATTTTTGCACCATCAGTGCTAGCTTGCGACTTCACTCACCTTGCTGATGAAATAGCGGCGATTGAAGCTGCGGGGGCCGACTGGCTTCATCTTGATGTAATGGATGGCCATTTTGTACCTAACCTTACTTTTGGGCCGCTTTTGGTACAAGCTTTAAGAAAATGCACCAAGTTACCACTTGATGCGCATCTAATGATCTCTGAACCAGAACGCTGGATAGACGCTTTTGCTGACGCTGGTTGTGATCATATTACCATACACGCAGAAGCTGCAGCCCATTTACATCGAACCCTTAGTGCTATTCGTGAGCGTGGTGTTCAAGCTGGCATCTCAATCAATCCTGCTACTCCCCCTGATTGCATCGCATATATTACCGATCTTATTGATCAAGTTTTAGTAATGTCGGTCGACCCCGGATTTGGCGGGCAACGTTTTATTGAGAGCGTCATTCCCAAAATTGTTTATATTCGTGAGCTTGAGCAAAAATATAACTGCCATTTACATATTGCCGTCGATGGAGGTATTGATTCGAGCAATATCGGGAAATTAGCAGCTGCGGGTGCTGATGTTTTTGTAGCTGGTTCGGCAATATTTGGCTCAAAGGACTACCGTGCTGCTATTGAATCAATGCGCTCGGTTGCTTTGGCAGCGTTATCGGTGGTTTGA
- the miaB gene encoding tRNA (N6-isopentenyl adenosine(37)-C2)-methylthiotransferase MiaB — translation MTIVSSLNNLFLKTYGCQMNVLDSELIADQLIALGYRIVNRFDDANIILINTCSVRALAEQKVWSQLGRLAIYKRQNNPHLIIGVIGCMAEREYVAISQRMPHVDLICGPSHLHLLPSMIAAVKQTKQTQLQVAGHVKRGQKTNKAETNISNANETSESDNIESLDLSRLISSANARSQAFVRITRGCDKMCSFCVVPYARGPETHRHPQHIIDEVCKLTLAGAREITLIGQTVNHYHYHDGGVSTSFADLLWQIHEAVPSLARLRFVTSYPRDFNNDVLEVMAKAKRMARYLHLPAQSGSNKILRAMNRGYTVESYIDLIDRARAFMPDVRFAGDMIVGFPTETEADHQESIKLIERVGYKNLFVFKYSPRPGTVAARRFADDVSEDDKKRRNHELLDVQARLSHANNNSLIGTTLEVLVESESKLKNTTPVNNESTASEATLKNGTKRLLGRTTYDEIVAFTGSPELIGKIVKVKTTAATSLTLLGELIN, via the coding sequence ATGACTATTGTTTCATCATTAAATAATTTATTTTTAAAAACCTACGGCTGTCAGATGAATGTGCTCGATTCTGAGCTCATTGCTGATCAATTAATTGCCCTTGGCTATCGTATTGTTAATCGCTTCGATGATGCCAACATTATTCTAATCAATACATGTTCGGTGCGCGCTCTAGCTGAGCAAAAAGTATGGTCGCAACTTGGCCGCTTAGCAATTTATAAACGGCAAAACAATCCTCATTTAATAATTGGGGTTATTGGTTGTATGGCCGAGCGTGAATATGTTGCCATTAGTCAACGCATGCCTCATGTAGATCTCATCTGCGGTCCATCACATCTTCATTTACTGCCTTCGATGATCGCTGCGGTTAAACAAACTAAACAAACTCAATTGCAAGTAGCCGGCCATGTTAAACGCGGGCAAAAGACTAATAAAGCTGAAACCAATATTAGTAATGCAAACGAAACCAGCGAAAGCGATAATATCGAATCCCTTGACTTATCTCGATTGATAAGTTCTGCAAATGCTCGTTCTCAGGCTTTTGTAAGAATAACCCGCGGTTGCGATAAAATGTGTTCTTTTTGTGTAGTGCCGTATGCTCGCGGTCCTGAAACACATCGGCATCCGCAACATATAATTGATGAAGTTTGCAAACTCACTTTAGCCGGTGCTCGTGAAATCACGCTTATTGGCCAAACGGTTAATCATTATCACTATCATGATGGTGGCGTTAGCACTTCATTTGCTGACCTTTTATGGCAAATTCACGAGGCTGTTCCCTCTCTTGCTCGTCTGCGCTTTGTTACTTCATATCCAAGAGATTTTAATAATGATGTTTTAGAAGTAATGGCTAAAGCTAAACGTATGGCTCGCTATTTGCATTTACCAGCACAAAGTGGTTCAAATAAAATTTTGCGCGCCATGAATCGCGGTTATACGGTTGAAAGCTATATCGATCTTATTGATCGTGCCCGTGCCTTCATGCCCGATGTACGTTTTGCCGGCGATATGATTGTTGGCTTTCCCACCGAGACTGAAGCAGACCATCAAGAATCGATCAAACTTATCGAACGTGTTGGTTATAAAAACTTATTTGTTTTTAAATACTCTCCTCGACCAGGTACGGTAGCTGCTCGTCGTTTTGCTGATGATGTTAGTGAAGATGATAAAAAACGCCGTAACCATGAACTACTGGATGTACAGGCCCGGTTAAGTCATGCAAATAATAATAGTTTAATAGGCACTACGCTTGAAGTTTTAGTTGAGTCCGAAAGTAAACTTAAAAACACCACACCGGTTAACAATGAATCCACCGCAAGCGAAGCTACACTTAAAAATGGCACCAAACGCTTGCTTGGACGTACAACTTACGATGAAATCGTCGCGTTTACCGGTTCTCCCGAACTTATTGGCAAAATTGTAAAAGTAAAAACAACCGCAGCAACTAGTCTTACTTTGTTGGGTGAGTTGATAAATTAA
- a CDS encoding nucleotidyl transferase AbiEii/AbiGii toxin family protein, with amino-acid sequence MRSLHEQEAFNAIAFMGGTALRFLEGLPRFSEDLDFSISNASLYLPETWLKKLQTQLRLAGFTCSIKWKKQKTVNVAWLGFTHLMHDANLATRIEQQLSIKLEIDTKPPAGAILKRSIINKYMTFALCHYDLESLMAGKVHALLMRPYPKGRDWFDLIWYRAHRPPIIPNLKLLQNALAQTQKTTLYHAAEWQKNLQNKLLRLNINELKQDVAAFLERPEDRSLLSQENLQTILTD; translated from the coding sequence TTGCGTTCATTACATGAACAAGAAGCTTTTAATGCCATAGCTTTTATGGGTGGTACAGCACTACGGTTTCTTGAAGGCTTGCCACGTTTTTCTGAAGACTTAGATTTTTCTATAAGCAATGCTTCGCTTTATTTACCAGAAACATGGCTAAAAAAGCTGCAAACGCAACTGCGCCTTGCTGGATTTACCTGTTCTATTAAATGGAAGAAACAGAAAACCGTCAATGTTGCATGGCTAGGTTTTACCCATCTTATGCATGATGCAAATTTAGCAACTCGTATTGAGCAGCAACTTTCAATTAAACTTGAAATAGATACTAAACCACCGGCAGGAGCTATACTTAAACGCAGCATCATTAATAAATATATGACCTTTGCTTTATGCCATTACGATCTTGAATCGCTAATGGCAGGCAAAGTACATGCGTTGCTTATGCGACCTTATCCTAAAGGACGAGATTGGTTTGATTTAATTTGGTATCGTGCGCATCGCCCACCGATTATCCCTAATCTTAAACTTTTACAAAATGCCTTAGCACAAACACAAAAAACCACTCTCTACCATGCCGCCGAGTGGCAAAAAAACTTACAAAATAAACTTTTACGATTAAATATTAATGAATTAAAACAAGATGTCGCGGCTTTTTTAGAACGGCCCGAAGACCGCTCTCTATTATCACAAGAAAATCTACAGACTATACTTACAGACTAA